One Metamycoplasma canadense DNA segment encodes these proteins:
- a CDS encoding diadenylate cyclase: METAIYVILGIVILIALVILTNYIIVIIKATQNNKSNKKTLGNSTKIRIIYQIKEALEKLSKTKTGAIITIENKDNLDSLRTDGIILDANISSSILLSIFNKHSPLHDGGVIIRNNKIYYVATYYKITKKSIDNKYGARHRAGMGISEVCDASTLIVSEENGGITLAENGVLQPVPIENLQIVLGRILKDSD; encoded by the coding sequence ATGGAAACGGCTATATATGTAATATTAGGTATAGTAATTTTAATTGCCCTAGTTATTTTAACTAACTATATAATAGTTATTATTAAAGCAACACAAAATAATAAATCAAATAAAAAAACTCTTGGAAATTCAACAAAAATTAGAATAATTTATCAAATTAAAGAAGCATTAGAAAAACTATCAAAAACAAAAACAGGTGCAATAATTACAATTGAAAATAAGGATAATTTAGATTCTTTAAGAACTGATGGAATTATTCTCGACGCAAATATTTCTTCATCAATTCTACTTTCAATTTTTAATAAACATAGTCCTTTACATGATGGCGGTGTTATTATTAGAAATAATAAAATCTATTATGTTGCAACATATTATAAAATAACTAAAAAATCAATTGATAATAAATATGGGGCTCGTCATCGTGCTGGAATGGGTATTTCTGAAGTTTGTGATGCGTCAACATTGATTGTTAGTGAAGAAAATGGCGGAATAACTCTGGCTGAAAATGGTGTTTTACAACCTGTTCCAATTGAAAATTTACAAATTGTCCTAGGAAGAATTTTAAAAGATTCAGATTAA
- the tuf gene encoding elongation factor Tu — MAKVDFDRSKAHVNVGTIGHVDHGKTTLTAAIATVLSKKGLSEARDYASIDNAPEEKARGITINTSHIEYQTELRHYAHVDCPGHADYVKNMITGAAQMDGAILVVAATDGPMPQTREHILLAKQVGVPKIVVFLNKIDMFKEDEREEMIGLVEMDIRDLLNEYKFDGDNTPVIAGSALKALQGDPVYEEKIMELMDAVDTYIEEPKRETEKPFLMAIEDVFTITGRGTVATGRVERGVLTLNEEVEIVGLKPTKKTVVTGIEMFRKNLKEAQAGDNAGLLLRGIDRSEIERGQVLAKPKTIVPHTEFEATVYVLKKEEGGRHTPFFQNYKPQFYFRTTDVTGGIQFIGQREMVMPGDTVELKVTLIAPIAVEEGTRFSIREGGRTVGAGTVTKITK; from the coding sequence ATGGCAAAAGTAGATTTTGACCGTTCAAAAGCTCACGTTAACGTTGGTACAATTGGACACGTTGACCATGGTAAAACAACATTAACAGCTGCTATCGCTACAGTTTTATCTAAAAAAGGTTTATCAGAAGCTAGAGACTATGCTTCAATTGATAACGCCCCAGAAGAAAAAGCACGTGGTATTACAATTAATACATCACACATTGAATATCAAACAGAATTACGTCACTATGCACACGTTGACTGTCCAGGACACGCTGACTATGTTAAAAACATGATTACAGGTGCTGCACAAATGGATGGTGCTATCTTAGTAGTTGCTGCTACAGATGGTCCTATGCCTCAAACTCGTGAACACATTCTTTTAGCAAAACAAGTTGGTGTTCCTAAGATAGTTGTTTTCTTAAACAAAATTGATATGTTTAAAGAAGATGAAAGAGAAGAAATGATTGGTTTAGTAGAAATGGATATCCGTGACTTACTAAACGAATATAAATTTGATGGTGACAACACTCCAGTTATTGCTGGTTCAGCTTTAAAAGCTTTACAAGGTGATCCAGTTTATGAAGAAAAAATTATGGAATTAATGGATGCTGTTGATACATATATTGAAGAACCAAAACGTGAAACAGAAAAACCATTCTTAATGGCTATTGAAGATGTTTTCACAATTACTGGTCGTGGAACAGTTGCAACTGGTAGAGTTGAACGTGGTGTTCTAACATTAAACGAAGAAGTTGAAATTGTTGGTCTAAAACCAACCAAGAAAACAGTTGTTACTGGTATTGAAATGTTTAGAAAGAATCTAAAAGAAGCCCAAGCTGGAGATAACGCTGGTTTATTATTACGTGGTATTGATAGATCAGAAATCGAACGTGGTCAAGTTTTAGCAAAACCTAAAACAATCGTTCCTCACACAGAATTTGAAGCTACAGTTTATGTTCTTAAAAAAGAAGAAGGTGGACGTCACACACCATTTTTCCAAAACTATAAACCACAATTCTACTTCCGTACAACAGACGTTACAGGTGGAATTCAATTTATTGGACAACGTGAAATGGTTATGCCAGGTGATACAGTTGAATTAAAAGTTACTTTAATTGCTCCTATCGCTGTTGAAGAAGGTACTAGATTCTCAATCCGTGAAGGTGGTAGAACCGTTGGTGCTGGTACTGTAACTAAAATTACAAAATAA
- a CDS encoding dihydrolipoyl dehydrogenase, whose protein sequence is MKEFDVVILGAGPGGYSLANILSSNGKKVALIEKGDLGGTCVNEGCISTKTLIKSVKVLETLKNANEFGVSANDINFDINSIQKRRQINKEFLNNAIKKSLDASGVEIFFGEGKVLNKNTIIVNNKTIKTNKLVIATGASSRNLDVQGYNEAKEQKFAINSKDALYLDKIPESLIIIGTGPIGLEFAYYFSTLGSKVILIDSNKFMSNFDIDLQNNVKQYIEAKGIKIIENAKILKFNDSNLLIDVLGLKTKIEASKVLLAIGRTANIESFTSLNLELNKNNSVKVNKKMETSIKDVYALGDVTGKMMLSTFAYKSGDIIAKEILEKNSNKEIIDTKLIPWSVYLNPEFAGIGYNEQQLQEANIEFNVVKIPTKVLPRVHADNLDKEFGFIKFLISKEDDQILGSFMFVEGAHLIINEVALAMANKISFKDLQNHPFTHPTVAEAIYYAARGYSFKK, encoded by the coding sequence ATGAAAGAATTTGATGTTGTAATTTTAGGCGCTGGACCTGGTGGATATAGTTTAGCTAATATACTATCCTCAAATGGTAAAAAAGTTGCATTAATCGAAAAAGGCGACTTAGGTGGAACTTGTGTTAATGAAGGATGTATTTCTACTAAAACATTAATCAAGAGCGTAAAGGTTTTGGAAACCTTAAAAAATGCAAATGAGTTTGGAGTTAGTGCTAATGATATTAATTTTGACATAAATTCAATTCAAAAAAGAAGACAAATTAATAAAGAATTTTTAAACAATGCAATTAAAAAATCGTTAGATGCTTCAGGCGTTGAAATATTTTTTGGTGAAGGTAAAGTTTTAAATAAAAATACAATAATTGTTAATAACAAAACCATCAAAACTAATAAATTGGTAATTGCAACTGGTGCTTCAAGTCGTAATTTAGATGTTCAAGGATATAATGAAGCAAAAGAACAAAAATTTGCTATTAATTCAAAAGATGCCTTGTATTTAGATAAAATTCCTGAATCATTAATTATTATTGGTACTGGTCCTATTGGTCTTGAATTTGCTTATTATTTTTCAACTCTAGGTTCAAAAGTAATCCTAATTGATTCAAATAAATTTATGAGTAATTTTGATATTGATTTACAAAATAATGTGAAACAATATATAGAGGCAAAAGGTATCAAAATTATTGAAAATGCTAAAATTTTGAAATTTAATGATTCAAATTTATTAATTGATGTTCTAGGACTTAAAACTAAAATTGAAGCTTCAAAAGTTTTGCTTGCAATTGGTAGAACCGCTAATATTGAATCTTTCACTTCGTTAAATTTAGAATTGAATAAAAATAATAGTGTTAAAGTTAACAAAAAAATGGAAACTAGTATAAAAGATGTATATGCATTAGGTGATGTTACTGGAAAAATGATGCTTTCAACTTTTGCTTATAAAAGCGGTGATATTATTGCTAAAGAAATTTTAGAAAAAAATTCAAATAAAGAAATTATAGATACCAAGTTAATTCCTTGATCAGTTTATTTAAATCCTGAATTTGCAGGTATTGGCTACAATGAACAACAACTTCAAGAAGCGAATATTGAGTTCAATGTTGTTAAAATTCCCACAAAAGTTCTTCCAAGAGTTCATGCTGATAATTTAGATAAGGAATTTGGTTTTATTAAATTTTTAATTTCAAAAGAAGATGATCAAATTTTAGGATCTTTTATGTTTGTTGAAGGAGCTCATTTAATTATTAATGAAGTAGCTTTGGCTATGGCAAATAAAATATCATTTAAAGATTTACAAAATCATCCTTTTACTCATCCAACAGTTGCTGAAGCAATTTATTACGCAGCAAGAGGATATAGTTTTAAAAAATAA
- a CDS encoding M42 family metallopeptidase, with translation MDKKELFKQRLIKYMEIEAMSRYEEPVVNELKESFKELNFEVSRDNLGSVIFRKKSKNSNAPKVMIAAHMDEVGFMVRNIDKKGQLFLSPIGGIWPTTVIGTKAKLVTQDNKVFLGLFGHTSIHIMQDNEISKAITNNDLYADFGFKSDNDAIEQGVGVGDLVYMSGETIFFNDPNLIGGKAMDNRAGVTVLEYVAKEISNKELDVDLYLVGTVQEEVGTRGARTSVSLIKPNIAIALDTCASYDTPNTISGNTSLFKGAALRIKDRGTMMDPKLVKEFQNISKKYEIPAYKFVAMGGGTDAHELQFAHGGAATLTISLPQRYLHSPIGVCAISDLMAAGDLLINFLQNFNKEKWEEMKYN, from the coding sequence ATGGATAAAAAAGAATTATTTAAGCAAAGATTAATTAAATATATGGAAATTGAGGCAATGTCTCGTTATGAAGAACCTGTTGTTAATGAATTAAAAGAATCATTTAAAGAGCTTAATTTTGAGGTTTCAAGAGATAATTTAGGTTCAGTTATTTTTAGAAAAAAATCAAAAAATTCAAATGCTCCAAAAGTAATGATAGCGGCTCATATGGATGAAGTTGGATTTATGGTTAGAAATATTGACAAAAAAGGTCAACTATTTTTATCTCCAATTGGCGGAATTTGACCAACCACTGTTATAGGTACAAAGGCTAAACTAGTTACACAAGATAATAAAGTATTTTTAGGATTATTTGGGCATACAAGTATTCATATAATGCAAGATAATGAAATTAGTAAAGCAATTACAAATAATGATTTATACGCTGATTTTGGTTTTAAATCAGACAATGATGCAATTGAACAAGGTGTTGGGGTTGGCGATTTAGTTTATATGTCAGGAGAAACAATTTTTTTCAATGATCCAAATTTAATTGGTGGTAAGGCAATGGATAATAGAGCAGGAGTAACTGTCTTAGAATACGTTGCAAAAGAAATTTCAAATAAAGAATTAGATGTTGATTTATATTTAGTTGGAACTGTTCAAGAAGAAGTTGGAACAAGAGGAGCAAGAACGAGTGTTTCTTTAATTAAACCTAATATTGCTATTGCTTTAGATACCTGTGCTTCATATGATACTCCAAATACTATTTCTGGAAATACTTCATTATTTAAAGGAGCTGCGCTAAGAATTAAAGATCGTGGTACAATGATGGATCCGAAATTAGTTAAGGAATTTCAAAATATTTCAAAAAAATATGAAATACCTGCTTATAAATTTGTAGCAATGGGTGGCGGTACTGATGCTCATGAATTACAATTTGCACATGGTGGCGCGGCAACTTTAACAATTTCATTACCTCAAAGATATTTACATAGTCCAATTGGAGTTTGTGCAATTTCTGATTTAATGGCAGCAGGCGATTTATTAATTAATTTTCTTCAGAATTTTAATAAAGAAAAATGAGAAGAAATGAAATATAACTAA
- a CDS encoding tRNA1(Val) (adenine(37)-N6)-methyltransferase, with protein MKKTGIFKNNLGYGNDLFVYQDKEMFNYSVDTILLGNFVSINRNVSNILEVGTNNAALSIFIASRSKKINIDAIEIQPKAVKLAKENVKLNNLQNQINIIEADFKEYAKEYAYKCGNKLAKKYSSIVANPPYYNENFNQVRKTGTHEQKLATHEINLNLEQLVSLSSKIIEQKGYLTIVLPMARYIDLICLLRKYNFEPKRVQIVYTRINSLPKFCLVESRFNSGWGTFFEKNIYLHNENKNDHSYSLETQKLYYPKKEREK; from the coding sequence ATGAAAAAAACAGGTATTTTTAAAAATAATTTAGGTTATGGAAATGATCTTTTTGTTTATCAGGACAAAGAGATGTTTAATTATTCAGTTGATACAATTTTATTAGGTAATTTTGTTTCAATTAATCGCAATGTTTCAAATATTTTAGAAGTTGGAACTAATAACGCAGCATTATCTATTTTTATTGCTTCAAGGTCTAAAAAAATTAATATTGATGCAATTGAAATCCAACCTAAAGCTGTAAAATTAGCAAAGGAAAATGTTAAACTAAATAATCTACAAAATCAAATTAATATTATTGAAGCTGATTTTAAAGAATACGCAAAAGAATATGCTTATAAATGTGGAAATAAATTAGCTAAAAAATATTCATCAATTGTGGCTAATCCACCATATTATAATGAAAACTTTAATCAAGTAAGAAAAACTGGAACTCATGAGCAAAAACTAGCAACTCATGAAATTAATTTAAACTTAGAACAATTAGTATCTTTATCATCTAAAATTATTGAACAAAAAGGATATTTGACAATAGTTTTACCAATGGCCAGGTATATTGATTTAATTTGTTTATTAAGAAAATACAATTTTGAACCAAAAAGAGTTCAAATTGTTTATACAAGAATAAATTCATTACCTAAATTTTGCTTAGTTGAATCTCGTTTTAATTCTGGTTGAGGAACTTTTTTTGAAAAGAATATTTATTTACATAATGAAAATAAAAATGATCATTCATATTCTTTAGAAACTCAAAAACTTTATTATCCTAAAAAAGAAAGAGAAAAATAA
- the metG gene encoding methionine--tRNA ligase yields MNKKNKTFYITTPIYYPSGNLHIGHLLTTTLAWVYRNFKRSEGYETFFSTGIDEHGQKIQKKAEENNLAPQDFVDIQSNKFTDLWNLLKIDYDFYSRTTNKNHEKTILEIFNKMYEKGFIFKDKYSGLYSVSDEEFFTKTQAILKDGKFYHPTSGHLLQEIEEESYFFNMKKFEPWIISFFENNPDFLTNKAIEKELKNNFLLKGLENLSVTRISFDWGIKIPKDQYKDKKQHVIYVWLDALFSYITALGYNQNNNENYLKFWENGDERVHLLAKEISRFHLIYWPIFLSSLGIKLPTKEVIHSWIITPEGKMSKSKGNVIDPIPLIEKYGAEEIKYFFSSQVNIDSDFSFSEELLINVLNADLSNNFGNLVNRSIKMINQNFSNGTFFDKKNLEQIDWDILNSLQKSYDEYINLFNEFHADKAFKLAINLSSKLNEYIDLTKPWLLKENLTRLNCVLNTLLNGIYVINLMLSNVMPKKTSKILLFLKQKINSKTMINNFNKFDNLNPEANEILFVRIAKK; encoded by the coding sequence ATGAATAAAAAAAATAAAACATTTTACATTACAACTCCAATTTATTATCCTAGTGGAAATTTACATATTGGGCATTTATTAACAACAACCTTAGCTTGAGTTTATAGAAATTTTAAAAGAAGTGAAGGCTATGAAACATTTTTTTCAACAGGTATTGATGAACATGGTCAAAAAATTCAAAAAAAAGCAGAAGAAAATAATTTAGCTCCTCAAGATTTTGTTGATATTCAATCAAATAAATTTACTGATTTATGAAATCTTTTAAAAATAGATTATGACTTTTATAGTAGAACAACAAACAAAAATCATGAAAAAACAATATTAGAAATTTTTAATAAGATGTATGAAAAAGGGTTTATTTTCAAAGATAAGTATTCTGGACTTTATTCAGTTAGCGATGAAGAATTTTTTACAAAGACACAAGCTATTTTAAAAGATGGAAAATTTTATCATCCAACTTCAGGTCACTTACTTCAAGAAATTGAGGAAGAAAGTTATTTTTTTAATATGAAAAAATTTGAACCGTGAATAATTTCATTTTTTGAAAATAATCCTGATTTTTTAACAAATAAAGCCATTGAAAAAGAATTAAAGAATAATTTTTTACTAAAAGGTTTAGAGAATCTATCAGTAACAAGAATTTCATTTGATTGAGGTATTAAAATTCCAAAAGATCAATATAAAGATAAAAAACAACATGTCATTTACGTTTGATTAGATGCACTTTTTAGTTACATAACTGCGTTAGGATATAATCAAAATAATAATGAAAATTACTTAAAGTTTTGAGAAAATGGTGATGAAAGAGTTCATTTATTAGCAAAAGAAATATCTCGTTTTCATTTGATATATTGACCTATTTTTCTTTCATCACTTGGAATTAAATTACCAACAAAAGAAGTAATTCATTCATGAATAATAACACCTGAAGGTAAGATGTCAAAATCTAAAGGAAATGTAATTGATCCGATTCCATTGATTGAGAAATATGGTGCTGAGGAAATTAAATATTTTTTTAGTTCACAGGTTAATATTGATTCTGATTTTTCATTTAGTGAAGAACTTTTAATTAATGTTTTAAACGCTGATTTATCTAATAATTTTGGTAATTTAGTTAATCGAAGTATAAAAATGATTAATCAGAATTTTAGTAATGGGACATTTTTTGATAAGAAAAATTTAGAGCAAATTGATTGAGATATTTTGAATTCATTACAAAAAAGTTATGATGAATATATTAATTTATTTAATGAATTTCATGCAGATAAAGCCTTTAAATTAGCTATTAATTTATCATCAAAATTAAATGAATATATTGATTTAACAAAACCTTGATTATTAAAAGAAAATTTAACAAGATTAAATTGTGTTTTAAATACATTGTTAAATGGTATTTATGTTATTAATTTAATGTTATCGAATGTTATGCCAAAAAAAACCTCAAAAATTCTTTTATTTTTAAAACAAAAAATTAATTCAAAAACAATGATAAATAACTTTAATAAGTTTGATAATTTAAATCCTGAAGCTAATGAAATTTTATTTGTAAGGATTGCAAAAAAATAA
- a CDS encoding MIP family Ig-specific serine endopeptidase, with amino-acid sequence MKKIRKILLLSPLSFVPVFFITSCKNVESESSKYKINLIEKVNKLKNDLLIAKQELNDSSFNEINTEVDNLLKSFENITLEEQNNIFLNKLISDLNFKLEGIQQLKIKNKMTSTTNNPEPLLKKDIVTQKDKDNGNNNLNINSPVLPPSFLQNLNNKKHEYPDYVKNFKKIDANIIYNEIYDRTFSIKFATKHANGNLISNDKGTGWLLDYHKYTNAPNKYKLFIATNLHVISNFSNSLDDSKNKELNYYDPVNDKVIAIGLGKSKNKPTNFEPIANKNGVQEAFKNNWIPKYYTNSKELENYDKKESILDTETSDAISAPKIVFAAFDFMRKEAIEKYQKDLKEKALSRYDWLKNQNKLEEDVLKPAYEHWLKSDMYVPISIDMAIFEVDVDLTKANSELKKWVEDAINGVDSYINRLQNTALLPNQDKEISKYMLTVDYVSAFKKYRNEKNLYNLKNIFIGGYPSDGSKTSYWMTNNPIERESETLISYNSNPVNSKTFAYPLNNYESKLEFGNNLSIADNVWRRVMASWYGNHYNINFSSLYYGASGSIAYNEFGQMIGIYDAVTSSVTPGDLLQWSGIAPFIQSDDIESATGDTLYAYNLIDGTDQTKFKNQKNSFRQNLRILYPNGFEDGNNKTKLFENGF; translated from the coding sequence ATGAAAAAAATTAGAAAAATACTATTATTATCTCCTTTGTCTTTTGTTCCCGTTTTTTTTATTACTAGCTGTAAAAATGTTGAATCAGAATCATCTAAATATAAAATTAATTTAATTGAAAAAGTAAATAAATTGAAAAACGATTTATTAATTGCTAAACAAGAGTTAAATGATTCTTCATTTAATGAAATTAATACTGAAGTTGATAATTTATTAAAAAGTTTTGAAAATATTACTTTAGAAGAACAAAATAATATTTTTTTAAATAAATTAATTTCTGATTTAAATTTTAAATTAGAAGGAATTCAACAGCTTAAAATAAAAAACAAAATGACATCAACAACAAATAATCCGGAACCATTATTAAAAAAAGATATTGTAACACAAAAAGATAAAGATAATGGCAATAATAATTTGAATATCAATAGTCCAGTTTTACCTCCTAGCTTTTTACAAAATTTAAATAATAAAAAGCATGAATATCCTGACTATGTCAAAAACTTTAAAAAAATTGATGCTAATATAATATATAATGAAATTTATGATCGAACATTTTCAATTAAATTTGCTACAAAACACGCAAATGGTAATTTAATTTCTAATGATAAGGGAACTGGTTGATTACTTGATTATCATAAATATACAAATGCTCCTAACAAATATAAATTATTTATTGCTACAAATTTACATGTTATAAGTAATTTTAGTAATTCACTTGATGATAGTAAAAATAAAGAATTAAATTATTATGATCCAGTAAATGATAAAGTTATTGCTATTGGGTTAGGAAAATCCAAAAATAAACCAACTAATTTTGAACCAATTGCTAATAAAAACGGTGTACAAGAAGCTTTTAAAAATAACTGAATTCCAAAATATTATACAAATTCAAAAGAATTAGAAAATTATGATAAAAAAGAATCAATACTAGATACTGAAACTTCTGATGCAATTTCTGCTCCTAAAATTGTTTTTGCTGCATTTGATTTTATGAGAAAAGAAGCCATAGAAAAATATCAAAAAGATTTAAAAGAAAAAGCATTATCTAGATACGATTGATTAAAAAATCAAAACAAGCTAGAAGAAGATGTGCTTAAACCTGCATATGAACATTGATTAAAAAGTGATATGTATGTTCCAATTTCAATAGACATGGCTATTTTTGAAGTTGATGTTGATCTTACAAAAGCTAATTCAGAGCTCAAAAAATGAGTTGAAGATGCAATTAATGGCGTTGATTCATACATAAATCGATTACAAAATACTGCTTTATTACCAAATCAAGACAAAGAAATATCAAAATATATGTTAACAGTTGATTATGTATCTGCGTTTAAAAAATATAGAAATGAAAAAAATTTATACAACCTAAAAAATATTTTTATTGGTGGTTATCCTTCTGATGGTTCTAAAACTTCTTACTGAATGACAAATAATCCAATCGAAAGAGAATCAGAAACTTTAATCTCGTATAATAGTAATCCTGTTAATAGTAAAACTTTTGCCTATCCTTTAAATAATTATGAAAGTAAATTAGAGTTTGGAAATAATTTATCAATTGCTGATAATGTTTGAAGAAGAGTTATGGCTTCATGATATGGAAATCACTATAATATTAACTTCTCATCATTATATTACGGTGCTTCTGGCTCAATAGCTTATAATGAATTTGGACAAATGATTGGAATATATGATGCTGTTACAAGTTCAGTTACTCCAGGAGATTTATTACAATGATCTGGAATTGCCCCATTTATTCAATCAGATGACATTGAAAGTGCAACCGGTGATACATTATATGCATATAATTTAATTGATGGAACTGATCAAACTAAATTTAAAAATCAAAAAAATTCTTTTAGGCAAAATTTAAGAATTCTTTATCCAAATGGTTTTGAAGATGGAAATAATAAGACAAAATTATTTGAGAACGGATTCTAA
- the obgE gene encoding GTPase ObgE, with protein sequence MKFIDEVDILVIAGKGGDGIISFRREANVDKGGPDGGDGGDGGSVYFQGDSGQNTLLPFYYQNKITAESGENGKPKNAFGRGGEDLIVKVPLGTMVYKEGQLIADIISEEKYLIAKGGKGGKGNLRFKSSRNTAPRICENGNLGEKFNLHLTLKVLADVGFVGKPSAGKSTILSLISNAKPKIADYDFTTLVPQLGLVKYFQNNFVVADLPGLIKKASEGRGLGFRFLKHIERCKVICHVIDFGSENKNPIEDYEVINNELKSYNLKLENLPQVVVANKSDLQFFEDHLSQFKNKYPNVNLVTNSAFVDSNIDEIKMNLWQALENSKNNIIDNLKNSEEVVVIKLNKNPIEIIKLSNNTYEIIGDDIYKVYEKIPVVSLDNLWRFNSKLKSLGVFELIKNSKVSDGDTIKIKDYEFIWNSEDF encoded by the coding sequence ATGAAATTTATTGATGAAGTTGATATATTAGTAATTGCTGGGAAAGGCGGAGATGGAATAATAAGTTTTCGTCGTGAAGCAAATGTTGATAAAGGTGGTCCAGACGGCGGGGATGGAGGAGACGGTGGGTCAGTTTATTTTCAAGGTGATTCTGGTCAAAATACTTTACTACCTTTTTATTATCAAAATAAAATTACTGCTGAGTCTGGAGAAAATGGTAAACCTAAAAATGCTTTCGGTCGAGGTGGTGAAGATTTAATCGTTAAAGTCCCATTAGGCACGATGGTGTATAAAGAAGGTCAATTAATAGCTGATATTATTTCTGAAGAAAAATATTTAATTGCTAAAGGTGGAAAAGGTGGAAAAGGTAATTTAAGATTTAAATCATCAAGAAATACAGCTCCTCGAATTTGCGAAAATGGTAATCTTGGTGAAAAATTTAATTTACATTTGACTTTAAAAGTTTTAGCTGATGTTGGATTCGTTGGAAAACCTAGTGCAGGAAAAAGTACAATTCTTTCTTTAATTTCAAATGCAAAACCAAAAATTGCTGATTATGATTTTACAACTCTTGTTCCCCAACTAGGATTAGTTAAATATTTTCAAAATAATTTTGTTGTTGCCGATTTACCGGGATTAATTAAAAAAGCTTCCGAGGGTCGAGGGCTAGGATTTAGATTTTTAAAACATATTGAAAGATGTAAAGTTATTTGTCATGTAATTGATTTTGGTTCAGAAAATAAAAATCCAATCGAAGATTATGAAGTTATTAATAACGAATTAAAAAGCTATAATCTAAAGTTAGAAAATTTGCCTCAAGTTGTAGTAGCTAATAAATCAGACTTACAGTTTTTTGAAGATCATTTATCTCAATTTAAAAATAAGTATCCGAATGTTAATTTAGTAACGAATTCAGCTTTTGTTGATTCTAATATAGATGAAATTAAGATGAATTTATGACAAGCTTTAGAAAATTCAAAAAATAATATCATTGATAATTTAAAAAACTCAGAAGAAGTTGTTGTAATTAAATTAAATAAAAATCCAATTGAAATTATTAAACTTTCTAATAACACTTATGAAATTATTGGTGATGATATTTATAAAGTATATGAAAAAATTCCTGTTGTATCATTGGATAATTTATGAAGATTTAATTCTAAATTAAAATCATTAGGAGTTTTTGAATTAATTAAGAATTCAAAAGTATCTGATGGTGATACTATAAAAATAAAAGATTATGAATTTATTTGAAATAGTGAAGATTTTTAA
- a CDS encoding SemiSWEET family transporter, translating into MKPIDIFIQIFGALGAITTILLGVPQLIRLIKTKKSENINYFSFWIFHIGIIVWIIYGVFTPNEDGWYIFLANLFCSFIYAFTMFFLYYYNKNINKKQKMWATIAIVISEFLVIAFLVVFLLLVDQKIKTGKFYPENTNKIRTFDSTTSLIIGLITPICTTLAFMPQLIKGLKSKNFKGLTPWMPFIFLINNSWWIIFFSLSIANTSSKGALNGLIGALVWQIISSIVYTIQFSFIINYETKIKKQATQPTLEIK; encoded by the coding sequence ATGAAACCAATAGATATTTTTATTCAAATATTTGGAGCTTTAGGAGCTATCACAACTATTTTATTAGGTGTGCCTCAATTAATAAGATTGATTAAAACCAAAAAGTCTGAAAACATAAATTATTTTTCATTTTGAATTTTTCATATCGGAATAATTGTTTGAATTATTTATGGTGTTTTTACTCCTAATGAAGATGGATGATATATTTTTCTAGCTAACTTATTTTGTTCATTTATTTATGCTTTTACAATGTTTTTTCTATATTATTACAATAAAAATATTAATAAAAAACAAAAAATGTGAGCTACTATTGCAATTGTTATTTCAGAATTTTTAGTTATTGCATTTTTAGTGGTGTTTTTATTATTAGTTGATCAAAAAATAAAAACTGGAAAATTTTATCCTGAAAATACAAACAAAATAAGAACATTTGATTCAACAACATCATTAATTATCGGATTAATCACACCGATATGTACAACCTTAGCATTTATGCCTCAATTAATTAAAGGATTAAAGAGCAAAAACTTTAAGGGTTTAACTCCTTGAATGCCATTTATATTTTTAATTAATAATTCATGGTGAATTATTTTCTTTAGTTTAAGTATAGCTAATACTTCTTCAAAAGGAGCTTTGAACGGTTTAATTGGAGCTCTTGTATGACAAATAATTTCATCAATTGTATATACAATTCAATTTTCATTTATTATTAATTACGAAACTAAAATAAAAAAACAAGCTACTCAACCAACCCTCGAAATTAAATAA